Within bacterium HR17, the genomic segment TCATGCCGGCGCCGCATGGGTGCCCCGATTGGTTTGGTTGCCTGTCACTGCCAGGCGGGAAAAAATCGGCACCGACGGTAGGTGAACGCCCATGCGGGCAGTGGTGTTGGAGCGCCCGAAACAATGGCAGGTTGTGGATGTGCCTGACCCCACACCGCAGGACAACGAAGTCGTCATCGCCGTCGCCGCCTGCGGGATGTGCGGGACAGACCGGCACATTTTTGAGGGCGAATTTCCGGCGGCGTTTCCGCTGGTGCCCGGACACGAATTTGGCGGTGAGGTCGTCGCAATCGGCAGTGCGGTGCGGCACATAAAAGTCGGTGATTTCGTGGTCGTCCATCCCAACATCCCCTGCCGTCTTTGCCCTTTTTGCCGTGAAGGCAACGAGCACTTGTGCCGCCACTTGCGGGCTTACGGCGTTCACTTGCCCGGCGGGTTCGCCCAATTCGTCGCCGTGCAAGCGGACAATGTTTACCCCGCTGAAGGCTTAACGCCGCAACAAGCGGCGTGGGCAGAGCCGTTGGCGTGTTGCTTGCACGGTTTGGGCAAAGTCGGTTTCCGCACCGGCGAACGCGTGTTGGTGCTGGGGTGTGGTCCCATCGGATTGTTGTTCGTGCAGTTAGCTCTTCTGCACGGCGCCAGCGAGGTCGTCGCCGTAGATGTCGCGCCCACACGGCGCGACATGGCAAAGCGGTTCGGCGCTGCTTTTGCGCTGTCACCTGACGAGTTGAGCGCGGAAGGCAGCGACGGTGCCGCTGACGATTTTTCGCTAGTCATTGAAGCCAGCGGTAACCCGCAAGCAGTGGCGCAAGGGTTGCGACGGGTGCGAGCCGGCGGACGGTTTCTCCAATTCGGTGTCTGCCCACCCACAGCCACGACCGTGATGGCGCCTTTCGCCATTTATCGCCACGAAATTACCATTGTCGGCAGTTTCTCGCTGAACCGCGAACTGGCAGCCGCTATCGCTTTGCTGCGGTCAGGGCGCGTGGATGTCAACTCGTTGACGACGCACCGGTTGGCATTGGACGGTTACGGCGCAGCGTTGCAATTAATGCGCGACGGCAGCGCGTTGAAAGTGCAGTTGGTGCCGCACGACAGTCAATAACCCAGTTGGGTCGCCGCCTGCTTCAAAATTTCGGCGCTGCGGTGCAAGGCAGCCCGTTCATCGTCGCTCAACTGCGGGTGCAGAGTGGCGACGATGCCGGTGCGCCCGATGATGCGGGGCAACGAAAGGGCGACTTCCCTTACACCTTCTACTTCCTCGTTGAGCGCCGTGACAGTGAACACGGCGCGTTCGTCGTGCAGAATGGCGCGGGTCAACCGCGCGATGGCAGCGCCGATCCCGAAGTAAGTCGCACCTTTGCCTTCAATGATGCGGTAAGCCGCTTGGCGTACACCGTCGTCAATGTGTTGGCGCATTTCAACGGGCAACGGACGCCCGATGTGCTCCGCGAAAGTCAGCAAAGGGATACCGGCAACGGTGGCGCTGGACCAGCACAACACCTCCGAATCACCATGTTCACCGAGGACATAAGCGTGCACCGATTGCGGGGCAACGCCCAAATACTCCCCCAACAAGGCGCGGAACCGTGCGGTATCCAAGACCGTGCCCGAACCGAAGACGCGTTCGGGAGGCAACCCTGAAAGACGCGTCGCCACTTGCGTCAAGACATCGACGGGGTTGGTTACGATGAGCAAAATCGCCTCAGCGGCGTGGCGGAGAATGCGGGGGATGATGTCGCGGAAGACTTGTGCGTTGCGGTCTAAAAGTTGCAAACGCGTCTCGCCCGGGCGCTGGGCGACACCAGCGGCAATGACAACGACGACTGCCCCGTGCAAGTCGGGGTAATCGCCCATGCGCACGGTCACGGGGTAAGCAAACGGAGTGGCGTGCAGGATGTCTTGGGCGTGGGCGTCAGCGAGGCGCCGGTCCAAATCAATCAGGACGATTTCATTCACTACACCCAAAAGCGTCAACGCGTAAGCGGTTGTGCTGCCGACGAGCCCGCTGCCGACAATTCCGACCTTCACTACCCTTTCCCCCCTTACCGTGTTCGGAGGCATCGTCGCGCCTTATTACTGCCGACGCTGCACCACACCTGCCCCTTCACGCCCGCCAAACATTATGCCCCTACAAATTTAGGCTTACATGTGCTTTCGTTGCAATCATCGCACGGCAACGGCTGACAGAATTGACTGCCAGAGGAACGCTCCATCGGCTGAACCTAACACCGCTTCCGATGCCCGTTCGGGGTGCGGCATCATACCTAACACATTGCCCCGCTCGTTGACGACTCCTGCGATGTTAGCGATGGAACCGTTGGGGTTAGCGCTCTCTGTTACCTGCCCGTCCGGCGTGCAATAGCGAAACACGATTTGACCGTTGCGCTCCAAAGTTGCCAGAGTCGCTGGGTCGCAATAATAACGCCCGTCGCCGTGAGCGATGGGAACACGCAAGACTTGCCCGACGCGACAACAGCGGGTAAAGGGAGTGTCAATGTTGTCTACCCGTAAGTGGACGAACTTGCAGACGAAGTGCAGCGAGCGGTTCCGCAGTAAAGCGCCCGGCAACAGACCGGCTTCTACCAGCACCTGAAAGCCGTTACAAATGCCGATGACCAAACCGCCGTCTTCAGCGAATTCGGCGACCGCGTCCATGACAGGCGAAAAGCGGGCGATAGCGCCAACCCGCAAGTAGTCGCCATATGCAAAGCCGCCGGGTAAAATCACGACATCAAACCGGCGCAGGCTGCGTTCTTCATGCCATACAAATTCAGCATCGCAGCCCAGCACTCGCGTGACGACATGGTGGCAATCGCGGTCACAATTGCTGCCTGGAAAAACAACGATGCCGAACTTCATGTGCCCGTTGCCCCCTTCGCGAAACGGCTGTCCAAATTTTGGCGCGGCGGTCATTGACAGGCTCAGCGGGTGCCGAATAAAATCGGAGGCGGCGTTCCTACACTGCTGAACTGCAGGGCGCCCTTCCAAGGCAGCATTCGGCGCACAAGGACGCACGCCTCCGAAAGGGAGAACCAGACAACGAGCGGTCAAGGAGGACAGTCTATGAGCGGGCAACATGGGTCGCTACCGCGCTTTGACACCGACGAACTGATGTCGTTGGCGCGCGAAGTGTTTCGCTTGGAAGCCGCTGCGATCAGCGCACTTGCCGATCGGTTGGGCGAAGCGTTTGAGCACGCCGTCGCTATGCTTCTGAGTTGTCAAGGGCATGTCATCGTGACAGGCATGGGCAAATCGGGCGCCATCGGCAAAAAAATCGCCGCCACGCTGTCCAGCACGGGCACGCCGGCACTCTTCCTGCACCCTGCAGAGGGCGTTCACGGGGACTTGGGCGTCGTGACGGCACGCGATGTCGTGTTGATGCTCAGCTACAGCGGCGAAACGGACGAGTTGCTCACGATTTTGCCTGCCCTCAAACGATTGGGTGTCCCGCTCATCGTTCTGACGGGCAACCTTAGATCCACGCTGGCAAAGGCAGCAGATGTCGTGCTGGATGTGTCGGTGGAACGGGAAGCCTGTCCGTTGAACTTAGCGCCGACTGCCAGCGCGGTGGCGATGATGGCGATGGGCGACGCGTTGGCGTTGGCGGCGATGAAAGCCCGGCGCTTCACGCCCGAAGATTTCGCTCGGTTGCATCCCGGCGGCGCTTTAGGGCGCCGCCTGTTACTGCGGGTGCGCGATGTCATGCGGACGGGCGAACGGTTGGCGAAGGTGCATGTCAGCGAGCCGACAAAAAACGCTTTCGCCGCAATTACGAAAGCGCGGGCAGGCGCGTGTATCGTCGTGGACGATTCCGACAAGTTGTGCGGTATCGTCACGGATGGCGATTTGCGTCGGGCGTTGTTGCGCGATGTCAACTTGTTCCATGCGCCTGTCGCTGCGGTTATGACCCCAACGCCGAAGGTCATCCACCCTGAGGCGTTGGCGACGGAAGCGTTACGGCTCATGCAAATACACCAGATAGACGACTTGCCCGTTGTTGACGCCGAGCACCGCCCTGTCGGCATGGTGGATGTGCAAGACCTTCTGCGGGTCGGCATCGTATAGCGGCGCCGCTTTCGTGCCGAAAAAAGAAAGCAGGAAGACCCGTATCCACGCCGTTTACGCTGGCAGGGAGTGAACGCCGATGCAAGAGATGGAATGGATAGAGCGTCTGTGGCAGCAAGTCAGTCAACTCGCCGGTCAGGTCGCCACAAAACAAGAATTGTTGCGGTTAGAGGAACGGCTGATGAACTGCGCCAGCCGGGAAATGGTGGAGCGGCTTATCGGTAAAGTGGACACGCTGCTCATCAACGCCGCAACCAAAGTGGAAGTCGCCCGCATAGACGGGCGGTTGGAAAACGCGCCGACAAAAGACGATGTGGCGCGGATAGATAATCGGTTGGCTGACGCCCTTTCCCGCCTTTCCACGAAGCAGGACGCCACCGTCTTGGAAACTCGCTTGGAAAAGACCCCCACCCGCGAGGAACTGATAGGGGCGTTGCAACCTTTGCGCGAACAGTTGGACAGCACCCATCGGACGATGCTGGAAACTTCACAGCGGCTCCGCAACTTGCAGGGATGGTTGTGGTTTTTGGCGTTGATGAACGGGCTAATGTTAGCGGGACTGTTGGCTCTCCTGAGCCGCCATTGAGGGAGGCTCAACGAGACGCTGAAGGGGTTACCCGCCGCGGTTTCACACATCGCGGGGCGAACCTCTGTCGCCTCGCCCGGACAAAGCGACGATTGCATCAGGGGTACCGACGACGACCAAAGTGTCGCCACTTTGAATGGTGGTCGCCGCCGAAGGGTGCAAAAGTAAGGTGCCATCGGCGCGCCGTAGCAACACCACCGATAAGGTGCGGTGCTGCTCCAACGCACCGACGCTGCTGTTTGCCCAAGGGCTATCAGCGTCCACCGTAAATTCGGCGACATGAAACAAATGCTCCCCGATGTAGAAAGCGTGGGCGACGGAACGACGCATAGCCGCTGCGACCAATGCCGGTGCTGCGATCGCTGAAGTGGAAACAGCCACTTGCACGCCCAAAAACTTTTCGGCGTGCTCCGCTATCGCGTCGCTGAACAAGCGCGCTGCGATGCGCACCTTGGGGTTTAGTTCTCGCGCGGTCAGGGCGATTTCCAAGTTGGTCAGGTCGTTACCGGTGCAAATGAGCAAGCAGCGAGCGTCCCTGAGACGGGCGTCGCACAACACTTCTGGGTGGCGTGCGTCATCGGCGATGACAGGGACACCCATCGCCCTCAGTTGGCGGATAAGGTGGCGGTTCTCGTCATCCACCAGCGTGATGGCGACAACCTCTTCGCCCAACCGCAGCAGTTCTTGCGCCGCGCGGAAACCGACCCGCCCGATACCGACGACAACGATGTGGTCACGGTAAGTGCTCGCCATGACCCGTTGCCACTCCTCTTCGCGGTAACTTTTAGCGAACAGCAGAATACCGAAACGGATGACGGCTTCAGTGAAAATACCCACACCCACGACAGGCACGACGAAGAAGACAGGGCGCACTAACGCCGACGACGGGAACTCCAGCGTCGGGTTGAGGAAAATGAGCATCAAAGTAGCGTAGAGGGCTTCGGTGAAATCCAACCGCTTAGGGCGGTAAAATAGCCATAACCAAACAGCGCCCCACAGTGTCAAGGCGGTAAACGCCAACAGCGAGATGCGGAATTGTCGCAGCAGCAACACCGCATCGCGCCAGTAGGCTTGCGCCAAGTGCCAACGCCGCCGCAAAGCACCGCGCATAACCTTGTCACCGACCTGCAATTATTGCACCGCTTTGACGCTATTCAGGGCGTGGCATGCTTTTGACAAGGAGGGAAAGGAGAATGCCTTCACAACACCGCGGACGGTTGTTCGTCGTCTCAGGTCCGTCTGGTGTGGGCAAAGGGACTTTGGTCACAGAAGCACTCAAGCGCCTACCTCATATGCGCCGTGCGATAACCTACACGACCCGCCCACCTCGCTCCGGTGAGGTCGCGGGTCAAGACTATCACTTCGTCAGCCCTGAAGAGTTTGAGCGGCTAAAGGACGAAGGGGCATTTTTAGAATGGGCGGAAGTTTACGGTAACTTTTACGGCTCGCCCCGCGCCGAGGTAGAGCGTCTGCGCGACGCCGGTTACGATGTCGTGTTGGTGCTGGATGTGCAAGGAGCCTTGACAGTTAAACGGAAATGTCCCGAGGCGATCCTGATTTTCGTGGAACCACCTTCAATAGCGGAACTGCAACGGCGTTTGGAAGAACGCGGCACTGACCCTCCCGACGCCATCGCCCGTCGCCTCGCCAAAGCCCAATGGGAAATGGAACAAGCTGCCTTCTTTGACCACCGCGTCCTCAACGACACCGTTGAGCGGGCAGTAAACGAACTCGTGCGGGTGTTGCAACGACCCGATAAACCGTGACGCCGTCAACACCGTCTCCCAAACAGTGCTACAATTTCTGACCGAAAAATTCAGGTTTGGGGGTGCTTACTCGCATGGCTTCCGTTCCGCACGGAGGTGTTTTGGTAGACCAGACGGTGCCGATGGAAGTAGCGGCAGAGGAACTGAAACGCGCGGCAACACTGCCGCACTTGCCTGCCGACCGCGACACGCTGTGGGATGCCGAAAAGATTGCCATCGGTGCTTTCAGCCCGTTGACGGGGTTCATGACAGGCGAACAAGTGAAGGCGGTCGTGGACGACATGCGCCTACCCTCTGGCGAAGTGTGGTCTATGCCGATTTTGTGCCCTGTTCCCGACGCGTTTGTGGGGCAAGTGCGGGGTGCCAAAGAGGTAGCGCTGGTTGATGAGCGTGACGAAGTTGTGGCGATACTTCAAGTGCAAGATGTCTTCCGCCCCGACAAGCGTTGGTTGGTCAAGGGCGTCTTTGGCACGGAGGACGAAAAGCATCCGGGCGTGGCACGGGTGCTCAATCAACCCGAATGGTTTGTCGGGGGTGAAATCCGCTTGCTCCAACCGACCGAAAACCCTTATCGGCGGTGGGAGCAGACGCCGCGCCAAACGCGGGCACATTTTGAGCGGATGGGTTGGCGCACCGTCGTCGGCTTTCAAACACGCAACGCGCCCCATCGGGCGCACGAGTATTTGCAACGGTGTGCGTTGGAGTTTTGCGATGGCTTGCTCATTCAACCCATCATGGGCACCAAAAAAGGCGACGATTTTCCGACGGAAGCCATCATGGCTGCCTACGAGGCGCTGGTGCGCGAATTTTACCCCGCCGACCGTGTGCTCCTTTCGGGCATCACGACTTGGATGCGCTACGGCGGACCGCGCGAGGCAGTGTTCCACGCGATTTTTCGTAAAAACTACGGTTGCACGCACTTCATCGTCGGGCGCGACCACGCCGGTGTCGGCAACTATTACGATCCGTATGCCGCGCATCGCATTTTTGACGAACTGCCCGACTTGGGCATCACGATCTTGAAGGTGACAGCGGCGTTTTATTGCGAGCGGTGCGGCTGCCTGGCGACGGAGAAAACCTGCGGGCACCTTGAAAGCCGCCGCAACATCAGCATGACGGCACTACGGACGATGCTGCGCAACGGCGAAATGCCACCCCACGAACTCATCCGCCCCGAAATTGCCGCAATTTTGCGGGAGTTTGTGGTGCGTTGAATTTCTTTTGCGGCACCTCGGAGGGCGCGTCTCCTGACGCGCCGCTTTCTCCCTTCAGCGGCTCAGGAGAGCCGCCCTCCGAGAGCCTTCGGAGGGTGCGTCTCCTGACGCACCGCTTTCTTTCGGCGGCTCAGAGAGCCGCCCTCCGAGAGCCTTCGGAGGGTGCGTCTCCTGACGCACCGCTTTCTTTCGGCGGCTCAGAGAGCCGCCCTCCGAGAGCCTTCGGAGGGTGCGTCTCCTGACGCACCGCTCTCTTTCGGCGGCTCAGAGAGCCGCCCTCCGAGAGCCTTCGGAGGGTGCGTCTCCTGACGCACCGCTCTCTTTCGGCGGCTCAGAGAGCCGCCCTCCGAACGAACCCCATTATTCAACACAGTGGGAATTTGTCAACCGGTGATATGCCCCGCAAAATTTGTAGGGGCGTATGGTGTTCGCTTTTCGCGACGGGCAGACTTAATGCACGAACACGAACGCGCAACGCTAAGTGAGGCAACGGTCATGCGCCGACAGCTGTGGGAGTTTCTCAAGACAGCCTTGCCCAAACTGGGACGGGTGGAACTGACTGCTCGGCGGGCGGTGGAAGGAACGCTGACAGGACGGCACAAAAGCCCCTTTCGCGGCTTCAGCGTGGAGTTCGCCGAGCACCGTCCCTACTTTCCGGGCGACGACCCCCGTTACTTGGACTGGAAGGCGCTGGCGAAACTGGACAGGTTATTTGTCCGCCAGTTTGAACAAGAAACCAACCTGCGCTGCTACTTGTTGGTAGATGCCAGTGGCTCAATGGGTTATGGGGGCAACGGGGTCAGCAAGCTGGACTATGCGACACAGTTGGCAGCGCTGTTGGCGTATCTCGTCCTGCAGCAAGGGGACGCTGTCGGGGCAGTCGTGTTTGCGGATCGGCTGCGAGCGTTCGTGCCCGCTCGGCGCGCCACAGCGCATTTGTCTGTGGTTCTTTCCGCGCTTTCCGACGCTGAACCGAAAGGACAAACCCATCTGCGTCAAGTGACAGCGGAGCTAACGGCTCACCTGAAGCGGCGGTCGCTGTTGGTGCTGCTATCGGATTTGCTGGACGAGGATGGGGCGCTGGCGAAAGCGTTGCACTATTTGCACAGACGCGGGCACGATGTGCTTGTGTTCCAACTCCTTGACCCTGACGAACTGCAGTTACCGTTTACCTTGCCCACAACTTTTATGGACATGGAACAGCCGCATCAAGTGCCTACAGACCCAGTAGCGGTGCGGACAGCCTACCGTCGGCAAGTAGATGCCTTTGTGCAAGCGTGCCGCACCGCTTGCGGTCAAGCCAACGCCCACTACATTCTGCTGCCCACCGACACCGACTTACCGACAGCGTTGGGACACTATTTAGCTTGGCGGGCTCGTAGGCGCCGCTGACCCTGTTGGCTTTTATAGTTCAACGCGCAGCCACGCCAGCGGCGAACAAAAACGCTTTTCTTGAAGATCACCTTCAACGCACTTGCACTTGGAACCGTCGGGTTGGCAAAACAAACGCCCGATACATCGCCAACGGTTGCCCAGGCGCACCGAAATAGCCGTAGGCGTCCACTTCCAAGTTGTAAATGCGCCGTTGCATCTCTTTGGGCTGTAGCGTGATATTAACCGTCATCTGCTGTTGGGGCGCCAGCCCGGCAAAATACAGGCGGACGCTATCACCGATGAACTCAGGGGGCACGATGGGGTTAGGCGTCACTTGAGGCGGTTCCGCATTGGTGACCAAACTGCCCCGTAACACCAGCACCCATTGATTCAACGGATTTTGTTCGCCGTTGGTGAAGGTCACGGTAATGTGGATCGGGTCACCTAACATCACCTGTGACGGCACAGCGGTTTGCAGTGACAACAACGCCGACTCCGGCACGGGCGGACCGACAATCAGCGGGAGCACGATGAACCGAAAAACCAGGAGCAAAACGACAGCGGTGCCTGCTCCCCACGCCAACGCCCGCAGCAGCGGGTTGGCTAAAACCATCTGCCACGGTGTGGGGTGTAACGCCGGGCGGTTTTCCGGGCACGCCCACACATGGTCGGGTTCAGGAATGTGGTAGCGTCCAAACTCGTCTCCAAAGGTGAAACGGATGCGTTGGTTAGTGCACTCCCAAGTGGCGGTATCGGCATATTGACAGTAGCGACATTTGCGGAGGTTCTCGCCGCACTGAGGGCACCGCACAGTCGTCGGCTGCGGGACGAAAATGACGCCACATTCGGGACAACGCCATACGGGCGGCGATGAAGGATGCGCCGGCACTTTGGTCGGCTGCTCCATTGGCGCCCACCTCCTGTGGGCTGGCGACACCGTTGTCCGCTGGCGGCTATTATGCCGCACTTACCACACGAATTGCACCACCGCCACACCGTATGACGGCAACACCAAGCGCACTACAGGCGACGCCTTCTGCTCCGCGTAAGTCGGCGTTTCCCGCTCCCGCAACAACCGCCAACGCACGAGGCGGGCGCGCTCCACGCCAATAGCCTCCAGCAAAACTTCCATTTCCGCAGTGTGCGTGTTTACCACCAAGACATTCCCGGCGGTAGCCGTTCGCCCCGCCAGAATCAGACACGGGGCATAGTTGCTGGCTGCCGCAACCAGCGGGGTGCCTGCCGGAAAGTAGGTGTTGCACGCCCACACCGCCCAATAAGCCGCCTGCGGCGTCCCTTGGCGGTCCAGTAAGCCCCACCCGTTACTTGCCAAACAGTAGTGGACTAACGACTCCGCCTTGCCTGCCATCGCTGTAAACAGGGCTGCCAACCACGCCGCGTGGAACGATGTGCCGACGCGGTTATCGGCAGGTTCCCCGTCCTTCGTGCGGGCGGCGTTCAAGGCGCACTCGCTCACTTGCAGCGGCACCCCTGAGGGGGGGTAAAGCCGTCGCAGCCATTCGTCCAAGCGGTTCAACGGCACTTGATCAGGTAAGTCGGCACTGACCGTTTCACGGGCAGCGCGCATTAACTCTTCATCGCTGGTGCTGGCTGTGTGGGAACCGTAAAAATTCAAGGTGAGGAAATCGGGGCGCGGCGACTTGGCAAACAATGTCGTCAAGCGCGAGCGCCATGCTGCTCCCTCGCCCCATCCGCCCACTTGGGCGTTGGGCACAACCCGCTTGATCGCGTCCTGCAGCGACGCAAAGTAAACAGCCACAACCTCAGGACGCAGTTGCAGCGGCGGTTCCGCAGGACGGTGAAACACTTCAAATAAGCGCACCGTTTCTGCCAAGCGCTGTGCCCAGAACACGGCTTGCTGCTGAAACGCACCAGAGGGCAAATCGTCAGGTGCCATCGGCGTGAGGGTGACCAAAGGCACCATGTCCAAGCGGCGCACTTGGCGCGCCCAAGCCGTGACATCGCGCACCGCCACTTCAAAAGAACGCCCCTGAAGCCATTCGTTTACGACAACGCGCGCCAAGCCCAGCCGCAACTCTGCGATGCGTTTGCGGGCAGTGGCGTTCTGCAGC encodes:
- the gutB_2 gene encoding Sorbitol dehydrogenase; translated protein: MRAVVLERPKQWQVVDVPDPTPQDNEVVIAVAACGMCGTDRHIFEGEFPAAFPLVPGHEFGGEVVAIGSAVRHIKVGDFVVVHPNIPCRLCPFCREGNEHLCRHLRAYGVHLPGGFAQFVAVQADNVYPAEGLTPQQAAWAEPLACCLHGLGKVGFRTGERVLVLGCGPIGLLFVQLALLHGASEVVAVDVAPTRRDMAKRFGAAFALSPDELSAEGSDGAADDFSLVIEASGNPQAVAQGLRRVRAGGRFLQFGVCPPTATTVMAPFAIYRHEITIVGSFSLNRELAAAIALLRSGRVDVNSLTTHRLALDGYGAALQLMRDGSALKVQLVPHDSQ
- the ldh_2 gene encoding L-lactate dehydrogenase, with protein sequence MKVGIVGSGLVGSTTAYALTLLGVVNEIVLIDLDRRLADAHAQDILHATPFAYPVTVRMGDYPDLHGAVVVVIAAGVAQRPGETRLQLLDRNAQVFRDIIPRILRHAAEAILLIVTNPVDVLTQVATRLSGLPPERVFGSGTVLDTARFRALLGEYLGVAPQSVHAYVLGEHGDSEVLCWSSATVAGIPLLTFAEHIGRPLPVEMRQHIDDGVRQAAYRIIEGKGATYFGIGAAIARLTRAILHDERAVFTVTALNEEVEGVREVALSLPRIIGRTGIVATLHPQLSDDERAALHRSAEILKQAATQLGY
- the purQ gene encoding Phosphoribosylformylglycinamidine synthase subunit PurQ; this translates as MKFGIVVFPGSNCDRDCHHVVTRVLGCDAEFVWHEERSLRRFDVVILPGGFAYGDYLRVGAIARFSPVMDAVAEFAEDGGLVIGICNGFQVLVEAGLLPGALLRNRSLHFVCKFVHLRVDNIDTPFTRCCRVGQVLRVPIAHGDGRYYCDPATLATLERNGQIVFRYCTPDGQVTESANPNGSIANIAGVVNERGNVLGMMPHPERASEAVLGSADGAFLWQSILSAVAVR
- the kdsD gene encoding Arabinose 5-phosphate isomerase KdsD; translated protein: MSGQHGSLPRFDTDELMSLAREVFRLEAAAISALADRLGEAFEHAVAMLLSCQGHVIVTGMGKSGAIGKKIAATLSSTGTPALFLHPAEGVHGDLGVVTARDVVLMLSYSGETDELLTILPALKRLGVPLIVLTGNLRSTLAKAADVVLDVSVEREACPLNLAPTASAVAMMAMGDALALAAMKARRFTPEDFARLHPGGALGRRLLLRVRDVMRTGERLAKVHVSEPTKNAFAAITKARAGACIVVDDSDKLCGIVTDGDLRRALLRDVNLFHAPVAAVMTPTPKVIHPEALATEALRLMQIHQIDDLPVVDAEHRPVGMVDVQDLLRVGIV
- the gmk gene encoding Guanylate kinase yields the protein MPSQHRGRLFVVSGPSGVGKGTLVTEALKRLPHMRRAITYTTRPPRSGEVAGQDYHFVSPEEFERLKDEGAFLEWAEVYGNFYGSPRAEVERLRDAGYDVVLVLDVQGALTVKRKCPEAILIFVEPPSIAELQRRLEERGTDPPDAIARRLAKAQWEMEQAAFFDHRVLNDTVERAVNELVRVLQRPDKP
- the sat gene encoding Sulfate adenylyltransferase, translated to MASVPHGGVLVDQTVPMEVAAEELKRAATLPHLPADRDTLWDAEKIAIGAFSPLTGFMTGEQVKAVVDDMRLPSGEVWSMPILCPVPDAFVGQVRGAKEVALVDERDEVVAILQVQDVFRPDKRWLVKGVFGTEDEKHPGVARVLNQPEWFVGGEIRLLQPTENPYRRWEQTPRQTRAHFERMGWRTVVGFQTRNAPHRAHEYLQRCALEFCDGLLIQPIMGTKKGDDFPTEAIMAAYEALVREFYPADRVLLSGITTWMRYGGPREAVFHAIFRKNYGCTHFIVGRDHAGVGNYYDPYAAHRIFDELPDLGITILKVTAAFYCERCGCLATEKTCGHLESRRNISMTALRTMLRNGEMPPHELIRPEIAAILREFVVR